Proteins from a genomic interval of Rickettsia sp. Oklahoma-10:
- a CDS encoding type IV secretion system protein: MTTLKTLKIFIIVCIVFVRLDSFAGFGESCSSLPTSDHYLETDTAYGYIIRNIDMKDPRGSCDSAVSGITFCFKNKEGSSSPCTMYTLKEGDSRKIRDLSTDNNPDLGENPILKNIVLTVKKWGHDLCLVMPTSRGPMPVACKSLSDTPPPTPPDYENCNIGKSCYTGTSYSQSLINFSGLAVQCLSETLNKIFFVGNSCSAQNQDSIITHLAAFSTFQGYLKRTIGAALILYTMFFACNMVLNKEYASTEKIAFFIIKFLFVAYFSIGLGPLDFSSGQPTKENGMLKYGLPILTGAAPDFAQMIFNAAGSRGLCQFDNSKYKDGYKFYGLWDAIDCRIGYYLGLDLLYNIDKNGVLGRSVGNGPSGNNKKIPNLGTPDKNSPSDLSKAGSLRFFTVMFGFFMAGNIIIFAAGLVFSVMFLSILLYFITHYLVCIITIYVMTYISPIFIPMALFTRTKAYFDGWLKVCISCALQPAVIAGFIALLITMYDSAIFKNCEFLRYDYEKGDIRFSTFELRLPVNAADKCQESFGYKMLQYYAGEGWEEHLLILFPIKSIVKDVVSILAELLCVFVFSVIFYYFSKSIGRFAADLTNGPNMDAVTARSTKIVDLVKKGVAFLKDATMPSQGKPPVGDKSNGGSRRKGGEQSDDTLGSNGGSSDDVEDTLSTSRGK; encoded by the coding sequence ATGACAACTCTTAAAACCTTAAAGATATTTATTATAGTTTGTATAGTGTTTGTACGCTTAGATAGCTTTGCCGGTTTTGGGGAGTCATGTTCTAGTTTACCGACTTCAGACCACTATTTAGAAACAGATACGGCATATGGCTATATCATTCGTAATATTGATATGAAAGATCCAAGAGGTAGTTGTGACTCGGCTGTGTCTGGTATAACGTTTTGTTTTAAAAATAAAGAAGGTAGTAGTAGTCCTTGTACTATGTATACTTTAAAAGAAGGTGATTCTAGGAAGATTAGAGATTTAAGTACTGATAATAATCCTGACCTTGGAGAAAATCCTATATTAAAGAATATAGTTTTGACGGTTAAAAAATGGGGTCATGATTTATGTTTAGTTATGCCCACATCAAGGGGACCAATGCCGGTAGCATGTAAATCTTTAAGTGATACTCCGCCACCTACTCCACCTGATTATGAAAATTGTAATATAGGCAAAAGCTGTTATACGGGAACAAGTTATAGTCAATCGTTAATTAATTTTTCTGGTCTTGCAGTTCAGTGTTTGAGTGAAACGCTTAATAAAATATTTTTTGTTGGAAATAGCTGTAGTGCTCAAAATCAAGATTCTATAATAACTCATCTTGCTGCTTTTTCTACGTTTCAAGGTTATTTAAAGAGAACTATAGGTGCAGCACTAATTCTTTATACTATGTTTTTTGCCTGTAATATGGTTCTAAATAAAGAATATGCAAGTACTGAGAAAATAGCTTTTTTTATAATAAAATTCTTATTTGTTGCTTATTTTTCTATCGGTCTTGGACCTTTAGATTTTAGCAGTGGTCAGCCGACAAAAGAAAACGGTATGTTAAAATACGGACTACCTATTTTGACTGGAGCAGCACCAGATTTTGCACAGATGATCTTTAATGCAGCAGGTTCTCGAGGATTATGTCAGTTTGATAATTCAAAGTATAAGGACGGTTATAAATTTTACGGTTTATGGGACGCTATTGATTGCCGTATAGGTTATTATCTTGGTTTAGATTTACTTTATAATATAGATAAGAATGGAGTTTTAGGACGTTCAGTCGGCAATGGTCCAAGTGGTAATAACAAGAAGATACCTAACCTTGGCACTCCGGATAAAAATAGTCCTAGTGATTTAAGTAAAGCAGGATCACTGAGGTTTTTTACAGTTATGTTTGGATTCTTTATGGCTGGAAACATCATTATATTTGCAGCAGGTTTAGTATTTTCTGTAATGTTTTTATCTATACTTTTATATTTTATTACGCATTATTTAGTTTGCATAATTACTATTTACGTTATGACATATATTTCTCCTATATTCATTCCTATGGCTCTATTTACTCGTACAAAAGCTTATTTTGATGGGTGGTTAAAAGTATGTATTTCATGCGCATTGCAGCCGGCAGTAATAGCAGGTTTTATAGCTTTATTAATAACTATGTATGATTCCGCAATATTTAAAAATTGTGAATTCCTGAGATATGATTATGAAAAAGGAGATATTAGATTTAGTACTTTTGAGTTGAGGCTCCCTGTTAATGCTGCAGACAAATGTCAGGAAAGTTTTGGATATAAAATGTTACAATATTATGCAGGTGAAGGTTGGGAAGAACATTTATTGATACTTTTTCCAATAAAGTCAATTGTTAAAGATGTTGTATCTATTTTAGCAGAACTTTTGTGCGTATTCGTATTTTCAGTTATTTTTTATTATTTCTCTAAATCTATAGGGCGGTTTGCTGCTGATTTAACTAACGGTCCTAATATGGACGCAGTAACAGCACGTTCAACTAAAATCGTTGATTTAGTAAAGAAAGGAGTTGCTTTCCTTAAGGATGCTACTATGCCCTCGCAAGGTAAGCCACCGGTTGGAGATAAGTCGAATGGAGGAAGTAGACGTAAAGGTGGCGAGCAAAGTGATGATACACTTGGTTCAAATGGTGGAAGTAGTGATGATGTTGAAGACACTTTATCGACAAGTAGAGGTAAATGA
- a CDS encoding type IV secretion system protein, which yields MKILKSLVLLVLFMTVPAKAVDAFSWMSTSFSGLKSLFGCLEVPEFTSFQEGNIGISLSTAGTWQSTGNAVKKGKLLKINWSTPGVTHEPRRYLVLYRIDPRFSRPQVFIKTYNYNKLKFEALGFPRFVTENNGAIPPDKDLDALSFTKMSDYIKYFYYSNGKIQVNAGDVVNISLVGKDSFFGSNTVDNILTQELDSSVFAASALYTQSNLGDFDNRIIYSSAEQVCNIIDPARTSVCSGTGTATKYKNTDNGIIVGKPMMVEAVQNFMSLINSCPPNSFLDVSPACYYDQGRGMLILVGKNVIKRQDQRFVNSGSTRSSFIYYHATQGGMMDFTTDWLPYGMFSKIVSMLGWNRIYSGNYNRFINDINKNDWSANFLYFGRYVMLVEIGNGEKSISSSNQQSIKLEYLITPDCVLPDSSVRGTPVEYNFAIDAPQDGYLWLRVVNPNSNIQGVVSVNYANYTGTTWFSDIVYNGAIKPITDQFRTFSQNFYIKLVKNSAVQNIAKASLTLYITIFGLMFVAGALKLTAVEVITRLCKIAIVALLIREDSWDFFNTYFFSVFTNGIDFFVTNVVGATSSRSNIFGFIDPIFDKYTNGRIWGLLFIELLQIHNGLAFIAIITIYSLITYFRAILEVIIGYIIAFIGVTVIISLAPFFIILMLFEKTKSLFDNWISILLSYVVQPTILLIFFLFIDQVLSEQLLKVVVRACWDTLIPIKIGFDLTHLNIPVNFSFTLPFLPGIPFFVPDVPEISSSNILTNNANTFLVLFTTALLFYSYCLMSYGLVTFVNVVVGMLTNVTPARISGNYQERSDPVGDIMHDIGSVTKPIKKAAMVPSRVIKDKIIDQNYKARKPDGGSEYTNKFIAERNDGQKEKE from the coding sequence ATGAAAATTCTTAAGAGTTTAGTTTTGTTAGTTTTATTTATGACCGTACCAGCTAAAGCTGTTGATGCTTTTTCATGGATGTCAACCAGTTTTAGTGGGTTAAAAAGCTTATTTGGTTGTTTAGAAGTGCCTGAATTTACAAGTTTTCAAGAGGGTAATATAGGAATTAGTTTATCTACAGCTGGAACTTGGCAGTCAACAGGTAATGCTGTTAAGAAAGGTAAATTGTTAAAAATAAATTGGTCGACTCCAGGTGTTACTCATGAACCTAGAAGATATCTAGTATTATATAGAATTGATCCAAGGTTTAGTAGGCCGCAAGTTTTTATTAAAACTTATAATTATAATAAATTAAAATTTGAGGCTTTAGGATTTCCTCGTTTTGTTACAGAAAATAACGGTGCTATACCACCTGATAAAGACCTTGATGCACTTTCATTTACTAAAATGTCTGATTATATTAAGTATTTTTACTATTCTAACGGAAAAATTCAAGTTAATGCCGGTGATGTAGTAAATATTAGTTTAGTTGGTAAAGATAGTTTTTTTGGCTCTAATACTGTAGATAATATTTTAACACAGGAGCTTGATAGTTCGGTATTTGCTGCTTCTGCACTTTATACTCAAAGTAACCTTGGCGACTTTGATAATAGAATAATTTACTCATCTGCAGAGCAGGTATGTAATATAATAGATCCTGCAAGGACAAGCGTATGTAGCGGTACAGGTACTGCTACAAAATATAAAAATACCGATAATGGAATAATAGTTGGTAAGCCTATGATGGTGGAAGCAGTACAGAATTTTATGAGCTTAATTAATTCTTGTCCTCCTAATTCTTTTTTAGATGTTAGCCCTGCTTGCTATTACGATCAAGGTAGAGGGATGTTAATTCTAGTAGGCAAGAATGTTATTAAGAGACAAGATCAGCGTTTTGTAAATTCAGGCAGTACTCGCAGTAGTTTTATATATTATCACGCAACTCAAGGCGGTATGATGGATTTTACTACTGACTGGTTGCCTTACGGAATGTTTAGTAAAATAGTTTCAATGTTGGGTTGGAATCGAATTTATTCTGGTAATTATAATAGGTTTATAAATGATATAAATAAGAATGATTGGTCAGCTAATTTTTTATATTTCGGTCGTTATGTGATGCTTGTTGAAATAGGTAATGGGGAAAAGTCAATTAGTTCAAGTAATCAACAAAGTATAAAGTTAGAATATTTAATAACACCGGACTGTGTGTTACCTGATTCATCTGTTCGTGGTACTCCGGTAGAGTATAATTTTGCAATTGATGCACCGCAAGATGGATATTTATGGTTAAGGGTGGTAAATCCTAATAGTAATATACAAGGGGTAGTTAGTGTAAATTATGCTAATTATACCGGTACAACTTGGTTTTCTGATATAGTATATAACGGTGCTATTAAACCTATTACAGATCAGTTTAGAACTTTTAGTCAAAACTTTTATATTAAGTTAGTAAAAAATTCTGCAGTGCAGAATATAGCTAAAGCTTCATTAACCCTTTATATTACTATATTTGGACTAATGTTTGTTGCAGGAGCATTAAAATTAACTGCCGTAGAAGTAATAACACGTCTGTGCAAGATAGCTATAGTAGCTCTTTTAATTAGAGAAGACAGTTGGGATTTCTTTAATACATATTTTTTTAGTGTATTTACTAATGGTATTGATTTCTTTGTAACCAATGTGGTAGGTGCTACAAGCTCTAGATCTAATATTTTTGGTTTTATTGACCCTATATTTGATAAATATACTAACGGTAGGATTTGGGGACTGCTATTTATTGAATTATTGCAAATACATAATGGTTTAGCGTTTATTGCTATTATAACCATTTATTCTCTTATCACTTATTTTAGAGCTATTTTAGAAGTTATAATAGGCTATATTATTGCATTCATAGGGGTAACTGTTATAATTTCATTAGCACCATTTTTCATAATATTAATGTTATTTGAAAAAACTAAGAGTTTATTTGATAACTGGATATCGATATTGCTTAGCTATGTAGTGCAACCGACAATATTATTAATTTTCTTTTTATTTATAGATCAGGTTTTATCTGAACAGCTTTTAAAAGTAGTAGTTAGAGCCTGTTGGGATACTCTTATACCGATAAAGATAGGGTTTGATTTAACACATCTTAATATTCCAGTCAATTTCTCTTTTACATTGCCGTTCTTACCTGGAATACCTTTTTTTGTACCAGATGTTCCGGAAATTAGTAGTTCAAATATTTTAACGAACAATGCTAATACTTTTTTAGTATTATTTACTACAGCTTTATTATTTTATTCATATTGCCTGATGTCATATGGTTTAGTAACTTTTGTAAATGTAGTAGTTGGAATGCTTACAAATGTTACACCGGCACGAATATCGGGAAATTATCAAGAACGTTCTGATCCTGTGGGAGACATTATGCATGATATAGGTTCGGTAACAAAACCGATTAAAAAGGCTGCAATGGTTCCATCTAGAGTTATCAAAGACAAGATCATTGATCAAAATTATAAAGCTAGAAAACCAGACGGAGGTAGTGAATATACAAATAAATTCATTGCTGAGCGTAATGATGGCCAGAAAGAGAAAGAATAG
- a CDS encoding type IV secretion system protein gives MQSNLLKVLGVLAIVAMLVCFIFAALGMIGAVKVGSGCYMRYDADGKSGMDSITNTVTLNANGNYVQTYKMQPNGVTQLIPDPTHYGEWLNTQVLVANSQPVNLQVVGQISLCLAYIPKDNVQRTGPRSNLDDHGKMIPIPRVNNANTPPVSLIMDAKNSEWRNIAELYANDRVLVSISPNFVGAEVTVNDAFKGTTVTKDCSQGKTSYEPICGKYSIYSGKYVNACELKENYWQGNKHREECYCVLGCIHKEDVASWLCDSANAASHCCVGLICDSLPAWINHYGTMPESYKDDGSFTFSWSDNLNNLFIDYANLQCSINVNIAPNGQCPDSVDDRSPKDKDYIGGVNCTSGICNNGDFQKDRRFWYTADGKGGRGPTGLIYQMNDTGSVSKTLPSNLEFAQFVADSDQPFEYKDKGGKYIYKVIYNTPFNSNVEKSYLQYRLWSPPSQDASNNTGGYVLNIKQTKCYRENGNSFNDTFNERGRVQYIIVASSENPNTSGKPYSPQGINVDSDGKANFIANGDGYIWMRILNDSNDYKDSDGQYKVHFSTSLKIGSFTIKVMNPLLQLFKTRVQGAATSIFKNMVCYKASDSSSCTNFFTYVKAILILYVMTYGAMFLLGFAKINQKELVIRIAKIGVVSGLISGNTFEFFNNYLFDAITGFSDSIIANMSGYSLFTSTNTISNPFMFLDAVMSKIFFSQTFIAQLLALLSLGLSGIIYFVITFIALGIVIITVLRAIAVYIMAFMVTCILIGIAPLFISFLLFDFTRYLFDNWVRFTIRYMIEPVVMMAGIIVLTQLFTIYLDFVLGYSVCWKCALPIKIPFIGTILPIALLNVPIFCINWFAPWGMDYMSGMMGVNMQNIVALVIIAYCMYGYVEFSGRMVAKLTSAAGPSATGMGEAMYNAAEQKTLSQVGMDAGTRKGITGRAKARLKQRNKTLDQAEKNRKNTQQE, from the coding sequence ATGCAGAGTAACTTGTTAAAAGTTTTAGGAGTACTCGCTATAGTAGCAATGTTAGTTTGCTTTATTTTTGCAGCACTTGGTATGATAGGAGCAGTAAAAGTTGGTAGCGGTTGCTACATGAGATATGATGCGGATGGTAAAAGCGGTATGGATTCAATAACCAATACCGTAACCCTTAATGCTAATGGTAATTATGTACAAACTTATAAGATGCAGCCCAACGGTGTAACTCAGCTGATTCCTGATCCTACTCATTATGGTGAATGGTTAAATACTCAGGTGCTAGTAGCAAATAGCCAGCCGGTGAATTTACAAGTGGTTGGTCAGATTAGTTTGTGTTTAGCTTATATACCGAAAGATAATGTCCAACGTACTGGACCTAGATCTAATTTAGATGATCACGGTAAAATGATTCCGATTCCTCGTGTCAACAATGCAAATACTCCGCCTGTCTCTCTGATAATGGATGCAAAAAATAGTGAATGGCGTAATATTGCCGAATTATACGCCAATGATAGGGTTTTAGTTTCCATATCTCCTAATTTTGTTGGTGCGGAGGTGACAGTTAATGATGCCTTTAAAGGTACTACGGTTACAAAAGATTGTTCACAAGGTAAAACTTCTTATGAGCCAATTTGTGGAAAATATTCTATTTATTCCGGTAAATATGTTAATGCTTGTGAATTGAAAGAAAATTATTGGCAAGGTAATAAGCATCGGGAAGAGTGTTATTGTGTTTTGGGATGTATTCATAAAGAAGACGTTGCTTCGTGGTTATGTGATAGTGCTAATGCAGCTTCTCATTGTTGCGTTGGTTTGATATGTGACTCTTTACCTGCTTGGATAAATCACTATGGCACAATGCCAGAATCTTATAAAGATGATGGTAGTTTTACCTTTAGTTGGTCAGATAATTTGAATAATTTATTTATTGATTATGCGAATCTCCAATGTTCCATTAATGTTAATATTGCGCCGAATGGTCAATGTCCTGATAGTGTCGATGATCGTAGTCCTAAAGATAAAGATTATATTGGAGGTGTAAATTGTACTTCAGGAATATGTAACAACGGAGATTTTCAAAAGGATCGGAGGTTTTGGTATACGGCGGACGGTAAAGGAGGAAGAGGACCAACCGGATTAATATATCAAATGAATGATACGGGTTCTGTAAGTAAAACTTTGCCTTCTAATCTAGAATTTGCTCAGTTTGTTGCAGATTCAGATCAACCGTTTGAATATAAAGATAAAGGCGGTAAATATATATATAAAGTTATATATAATACACCTTTTAACAGTAATGTTGAAAAAAGTTATTTACAATATAGACTTTGGTCTCCCCCCTCACAAGATGCTAGTAATAATACAGGCGGATATGTTCTAAATATTAAACAGACTAAATGCTATAGAGAAAACGGTAATAGTTTTAACGACACTTTTAATGAGCGTGGACGAGTGCAATACATAATAGTAGCAAGTTCAGAAAACCCGAATACTAGCGGTAAACCTTATTCGCCTCAAGGAATTAACGTTGATAGTGACGGTAAAGCTAACTTTATTGCAAATGGAGACGGTTATATATGGATGAGAATTCTAAACGATTCTAATGATTACAAAGATAGTGATGGTCAATATAAAGTACATTTCTCAACATCCTTAAAAATAGGAAGTTTTACTATTAAGGTAATGAATCCGTTGCTTCAGTTATTTAAAACGAGAGTGCAAGGTGCTGCTACTTCTATTTTTAAAAATATGGTATGTTATAAAGCTAGTGATAGCTCATCCTGTACTAATTTTTTTACCTATGTTAAAGCGATTTTAATTCTGTATGTGATGACTTACGGAGCAATGTTCTTGCTCGGCTTTGCTAAGATAAACCAAAAAGAGCTAGTAATTAGAATAGCAAAAATAGGAGTGGTTAGTGGGCTTATAAGCGGTAATACTTTTGAGTTTTTCAATAATTATCTTTTTGATGCAATTACCGGTTTTTCAGATTCAATTATTGCTAATATGAGTGGGTATAGTTTGTTTACTTCTACTAATACTATTTCTAATCCTTTTATGTTTTTAGATGCAGTAATGAGTAAAATATTTTTTAGTCAAACATTTATTGCACAATTACTTGCACTTCTTTCTCTTGGGCTTAGCGGTATTATATATTTTGTAATTACTTTTATTGCACTTGGTATAGTAATTATTACAGTACTTAGAGCTATTGCCGTTTATATTATGGCATTTATGGTAACTTGTATATTAATCGGTATAGCCCCTTTATTTATCAGTTTCTTATTATTTGATTTTACTAGGTATTTATTTGATAATTGGGTAAGGTTTACGATCCGCTATATGATAGAACCAGTAGTTATGATGGCAGGTATTATAGTATTAACACAGCTATTTACCATTTATTTAGATTTTGTTTTAGGTTATAGCGTTTGTTGGAAATGTGCTTTACCAATAAAAATTCCATTTATTGGTACTATTTTACCGATTGCATTACTGAATGTGCCAATTTTCTGTATTAATTGGTTTGCCCCTTGGGGGATGGATTATATGTCAGGTATGATGGGCGTGAATATGCAAAACATTGTAGCTTTAGTTATTATTGCTTACTGTATGTATGGATACGTCGAATTTTCAGGACGTATGGTAGCAAAATTAACTAGTGCTGCTGGACCTTCGGCTACTGGTATGGGCGAAGCAATGTATAATGCTGCAGAACAGAAAACGTTGAGTCAAGTAGGAATGGATGCTGGGACAAGAAAAGGTATTACCGGCAGAGCGAAAGCGCGATTAAAACAACGCAATAAAACGTTAGATCAAGCTGAGAAAAACAGAAAAAATACTCAGCAAGAATGA
- a CDS encoding type IV secretion system protein produces MNINIFSTLLILLLLLSGCTGDTCIDPDDFGFIKFNVSSRYNLEEITSKQEGDQVAPWRDSTYKVNGYPLTIMVRPWSYILGDKNTPGQLSAWCPWYGQKNNTTTLSAFCVKLQPCLFIDNDMCRPSPTNQNDAAIYNAPCIMTNGVGLYFLIAAKNTDPNISPDSQRKPQGITQHLGEPPPNNDYAFYSVSSTGQFLKAGGINYQYTGEDKSKYAQSSLYFKIIDKFYNDNSGQYRLVIKSGVSDTRPDPLQFLTNLIKKVLFGTSDQDHGIVRKVYKQIIETPGYRISVSAILTLYIMFTGFSFLIGNINLTHVELIIRILKVSIVSILLSTNKAWTFFHDYLFVFFIDGVQQILQIINEASANGPGSQSLLGLLIAPQTLSKLFSLLFVDWLGFIYIILYLIALYFLFFLIFKATIIYLTALITIGMIITMGPIFICFMLFNITRSLFENWLRQLISYAIQPLILFTGIAFISMIIRTEIYSTLGFAVCKHDFPNLGPINEIFGSFLEDIDPSLGNSIFYWWFPVPMKGGIHNFHKAKILVPKDHIKDDGTTNDKHCAAYECIDERYIELPFLDLVKDAKRINNFINGKFIQLDGILLIFVSIYLLSKFNDTAISTAEFIASTSGNLTDIQKVNQQSVSSAAKQINRPLNYVAKTISTPVTTRVSSKLEKTSMFFATKFENMMMGRLENQALGSSANKAVQNEVKRKYGIDYKDVKMNAITDYENSIAELLKHLPKGNELKAKELSQMKFTQLRDKIAENNYGVKDYTALSKEQKTELDKLLKDSNLRELASDANFTRDYQKAYRDAHQDMSGRGVGLFGKNIGVLRSWQEIEHRVESKRVLKEQKRVGIGEKIYAGYTGIKRGALTAIVGKDLRDAYEGNITSAEWHDFEYNDPRLRTYSEKLKDEEKAREFKELQMHINKETLAAQADVLSPEYLTRLEKTGRQSDVEYYQALAQRELIHEVRSRLSEGDDPVIMGDRFMREKATDSQMRDMIDNAHRKCAQFIDEDRYTRRQEYYDIMREKAQENLEQTYKELKDHFKRDDIKLKEMPVLIAQKVKDTEGGAEIDKKIREEINSFNANVKNYEYSAEVLNKIEERKQIITDEVNAQINQINKYRENAKMQTYVKPIVNEGRKLRKLEDHLRNMK; encoded by the coding sequence ATGAACATAAATATTTTTAGTACATTATTAATATTACTATTATTGCTTTCCGGTTGTACCGGCGATACTTGCATTGATCCTGATGATTTTGGTTTTATCAAATTTAATGTCTCTTCTAGATATAATCTGGAAGAAATTACTTCAAAACAGGAAGGAGATCAGGTAGCACCATGGCGTGATAGTACTTATAAAGTAAACGGTTATCCTTTAACCATTATGGTAAGACCGTGGAGTTATATACTTGGTGATAAAAATACTCCAGGTCAGTTGTCTGCATGGTGTCCATGGTATGGTCAAAAAAATAATACAACTACTTTATCTGCTTTTTGCGTTAAGCTACAACCGTGTCTTTTTATAGATAATGACATGTGTAGACCTAGTCCTACAAATCAAAATGATGCAGCTATTTATAATGCTCCATGTATAATGACAAACGGTGTAGGGCTTTATTTTCTTATTGCCGCTAAAAATACTGATCCTAATATTTCGCCGGATTCACAGCGTAAACCGCAAGGTATAACTCAGCATTTAGGAGAACCACCTCCAAATAACGATTATGCATTTTATAGTGTTAGTAGTACAGGACAATTCTTGAAAGCTGGCGGTATAAATTATCAATATACAGGTGAGGATAAGTCAAAATATGCTCAATCTTCTCTTTATTTTAAGATTATAGATAAATTTTATAATGATAATAGCGGGCAATATAGATTAGTGATAAAGTCTGGCGTTAGTGATACTAGGCCTGACCCATTACAATTTTTAACGAATTTAATAAAAAAAGTATTATTTGGTACTAGTGATCAAGATCATGGCATTGTAAGAAAAGTTTATAAACAAATAATTGAGACTCCTGGTTATAGAATAAGTGTTTCGGCTATTTTAACTCTATATATAATGTTTACGGGTTTTTCCTTTTTAATAGGTAATATAAACCTTACTCATGTCGAACTTATAATTAGAATATTAAAAGTTAGTATAGTCTCAATATTACTAAGTACTAATAAAGCTTGGACATTTTTTCATGATTATTTATTTGTATTTTTTATTGATGGAGTGCAACAAATACTGCAAATAATTAATGAGGCTTCTGCTAACGGGCCAGGTTCTCAAAGCTTGCTTGGGTTACTTATTGCTCCTCAAACTTTATCTAAATTATTTTCTTTACTGTTTGTTGATTGGCTTGGCTTTATATATATCATTTTATATTTGATAGCTCTGTATTTTCTTTTCTTTCTTATATTTAAAGCTACTATTATCTATCTAACTGCTCTTATAACTATTGGTATGATTATAACTATGGGACCGATATTTATTTGCTTCATGTTGTTTAATATTACTCGTTCGTTATTTGAGAATTGGTTAAGGCAATTAATATCATATGCAATACAACCTTTAATCTTATTTACCGGTATCGCTTTTATTTCAATGATCATCAGAACCGAAATATATTCAACACTTGGTTTTGCAGTATGTAAACATGATTTTCCTAATTTAGGTCCGATAAATGAAATATTTGGTAGTTTCCTTGAGGATATAGATCCAAGTCTTGGTAATTCGATATTTTATTGGTGGTTTCCCGTACCAATGAAAGGTGGTATACATAATTTCCACAAAGCAAAGATATTAGTTCCTAAAGATCATATAAAAGATGACGGTACTACTAACGATAAGCATTGTGCTGCGTATGAGTGTATAGATGAACGCTATATTGAGTTACCGTTTTTAGATTTAGTTAAAGATGCAAAAAGAATTAATAATTTTATAAATGGGAAATTTATCCAACTTGATGGAATATTACTGATTTTTGTATCTATTTATTTATTAAGTAAATTTAACGATACTGCTATATCAACAGCAGAATTTATTGCTAGTACTTCAGGTAATTTAACAGACATACAAAAAGTTAATCAGCAATCTGTATCATCTGCAGCGAAGCAAATTAATAGACCGCTAAATTATGTCGCTAAGACAATAAGTACACCTGTAACTACCCGTGTCAGTTCTAAGTTAGAGAAAACTAGTATGTTCTTTGCCACGAAATTTGAAAATATGATGATGGGAAGACTTGAAAATCAAGCTCTTGGTTCTTCTGCTAACAAAGCAGTACAAAATGAAGTTAAGAGAAAATACGGTATAGATTATAAAGATGTAAAAATGAATGCTATTACGGATTATGAAAACAGTATTGCAGAATTATTAAAGCATTTACCTAAGGGGAATGAATTGAAAGCAAAAGAGCTATCACAAATGAAATTTACTCAGCTTCGAGATAAAATTGCTGAAAATAATTATGGAGTGAAAGATTACACTGCTTTAAGTAAAGAACAAAAAACAGAGCTTGATAAGTTATTAAAAGATTCTAACTTGCGTGAACTCGCTAGTGATGCAAACTTTACTAGAGATTATCAAAAAGCTTATAGAGATGCTCATCAAGATATGTCAGGGCGAGGAGTAGGTTTATTTGGTAAGAATATAGGAGTACTGAGAAGTTGGCAAGAGATAGAACATCGGGTTGAATCTAAGAGAGTGTTAAAAGAACAAAAACGTGTGGGTATAGGCGAAAAAATATATGCTGGTTATACAGGAATAAAAAGAGGGGCTTTAACTGCAATAGTTGGTAAAGATTTACGTGATGCTTATGAGGGTAATATAACTAGTGCCGAATGGCATGATTTTGAATATAATGATCCAAGACTTAGAACTTATAGTGAAAAATTAAAAGATGAAGAAAAAGCACGAGAATTTAAAGAGCTGCAAATGCATATTAATAAGGAAACGTTAGCTGCCCAAGCAGATGTGTTATCACCGGAATATCTAACAAGACTAGAGAAAACAGGTAGACAGAGTGATGTGGAATACTATCAAGCATTAGCTCAAAGAGAGCTCATTCATGAGGTACGTAGTAGGTTATCTGAAGGAGATGATCCAGTAATAATGGGTGACAGATTTATGCGTGAGAAAGCTACTGATTCTCAGATGCGGGATATGATAGATAACGCTCATAGAAAATGTGCACAATTTATAGATGAAGATCGATATACGCGTCGTCAAGAGTATTATGATATTATGCGTGAGAAAGCTCAGGAAAATTTAGAACAAACTTATAAGGAGCTTAAAGATCATTTCAAAAGAGATGATATAAAGCTCAAAGAAATGCCGGTATTAATAGCACAAAAGGTTAAAGATACTGAAGGGGGAGCTGAAATAGACAAAAAGATTAGAGAAGAGATTAATAGTTTTAATGCTAATGTTAAAAATTATGAATATAGTGCTGAAGTACTAAATAAAATAGAGGAAAGAAAGCAAATTATTACCGATGAAGTAAATGCTCAGATCAATCAGATTAATAAATATAGGGAAAATGCAAAAATGCAAACATATGTAAAACCTATAGTAAATGAAGGCAGAAAACTAAGAAAATTAGAAGATCATTTGAGAAATATGAAATAG